A genomic window from Ideonella sp. WA131b includes:
- a CDS encoding sigma-54-dependent Fis family transcriptional regulator: METGGRPGCPEETHAVNTVEATRALARARALSHRGSTLPLDGTPSILVLDSWARCLEHGLDAAAPMRVPVVEAAELARRRERSRTVLGLAQAELETLSRQIAGSNHLLAFADADGVILDLQADSRFGSSSGSGDGNSAGILAGSHWHESVAGTNGLGTALACGQAVAVTGREHWFLSLGAVSCTAAPVRDGQGHIVGVLDASSYVLSRHRHTQALVQMAAKQIENRLLAHQMRGQLLLAVHPRAEYLGTLSAGLLAFDAEGRLTACNATARELLAGLQPGPGSAFDSLFAEPFERLLGRLQRDDETRLRDSLGSLLVARRLSPAPARRLGVGAAGAAAVSGTAVRADDRSLGFVADDAAVRDACRLVERAVALRVPVLLQGETGTGKEVLARHAHRMGRRRGEFVAVNCGGMPAELFEAELFGHVAGAFTGARPGGSPGLLARADGGTLLLDEIAELPAQLQATLLRFLDDGVARPVGALEGRRLDVQVLAATHRDLDEAVRAGRFRADLLYRLHTVRIELPPLRTRSDFDAAAHALLQGIDGSARLAGDALARLRQHDWPGNFRELRSVLVRALLQRTLSGDDTSAELGEDDIVRALPATARAAPAAGADGGKPSALRRQGDALVRQTWERCGRSISRTARELGISRSTVYRHLGGELGGR, from the coding sequence ATGGAAACCGGCGGCCGGCCCGGGTGCCCCGAGGAGACACACGCCGTGAACACCGTCGAAGCCACGCGCGCCCTGGCGCGTGCCCGCGCGCTCAGCCACCGCGGCAGCACCTTGCCGCTGGACGGCACGCCGTCGATCCTGGTGCTCGACAGCTGGGCCCGCTGCCTGGAGCACGGGCTGGACGCCGCCGCGCCGATGCGCGTGCCGGTGGTCGAAGCGGCTGAGCTGGCGCGGCGCCGCGAGCGCTCGCGCACCGTGTTGGGCCTGGCGCAGGCCGAGCTCGAGACGCTGTCGCGGCAGATCGCCGGCAGCAACCACCTGCTGGCCTTCGCCGATGCCGACGGCGTCATCCTCGATCTGCAGGCCGACAGCCGCTTCGGCAGCAGCAGCGGCAGCGGCGACGGCAACAGCGCCGGCATCCTGGCCGGCAGCCACTGGCACGAGTCGGTGGCCGGCACCAACGGTCTGGGCACGGCCCTGGCCTGCGGGCAGGCGGTGGCGGTCACCGGGCGCGAGCACTGGTTCCTGTCGCTGGGCGCGGTGTCCTGCACGGCGGCCCCCGTGCGCGATGGCCAGGGCCACATCGTCGGCGTGCTCGATGCCAGCTCTTACGTGCTGTCCCGCCACCGCCACACCCAGGCGCTGGTGCAGATGGCGGCCAAGCAGATCGAGAACCGGCTGCTGGCGCACCAGATGCGCGGCCAGCTGCTGCTGGCCGTGCACCCGCGCGCCGAGTACCTGGGCACGCTCAGCGCCGGGCTGCTGGCCTTCGATGCCGAGGGCCGCCTCACGGCCTGCAACGCCACCGCCCGCGAGCTGCTGGCGGGCCTGCAGCCCGGGCCCGGCAGCGCTTTCGACTCGCTGTTCGCCGAGCCTTTCGAGCGTCTGCTCGGGCGGCTGCAGCGCGACGACGAGACACGGCTGCGCGACAGCCTTGGCAGCCTGCTCGTGGCGCGGCGGCTCTCGCCTGCACCCGCGCGGCGCCTGGGGGTGGGCGCCGCAGGTGCGGCCGCCGTCAGCGGCACCGCAGTCCGGGCCGACGACAGGAGCCTCGGTTTTGTGGCGGACGACGCCGCCGTACGCGACGCCTGCCGCCTGGTGGAGCGCGCCGTGGCGCTGCGCGTGCCCGTGCTGCTGCAAGGCGAGACCGGCACCGGCAAAGAGGTGCTGGCGCGCCACGCCCACCGCATGGGCCGGCGCCGGGGCGAGTTCGTGGCCGTCAACTGCGGCGGGATGCCGGCAGAACTGTTCGAGGCCGAGCTCTTCGGGCACGTGGCCGGCGCCTTCACGGGGGCGAGGCCGGGCGGCAGCCCGGGGCTGCTGGCGCGGGCCGACGGCGGCACGCTGCTGCTCGACGAGATCGCCGAGCTGCCGGCGCAGCTGCAAGCCACTTTGCTGCGCTTTCTGGACGACGGCGTCGCCCGGCCCGTGGGCGCGCTGGAGGGCCGGCGGCTCGACGTGCAGGTTCTGGCCGCCACCCACCGCGACCTCGACGAGGCCGTCCGCGCCGGCCGCTTCCGCGCCGATCTGCTGTACCGGCTGCACACCGTGCGCATCGAACTGCCGCCGTTGCGCACGCGCAGCGACTTCGACGCCGCGGCCCACGCGCTGCTGCAGGGCATCGACGGCTCGGCACGGCTGGCCGGCGACGCGCTGGCGCGGCTGCGCCAGCACGACTGGCCGGGGAACTTTCGCGAGCTGCGCTCGGTGCTGGTGCGCGCGCTGCTGCAGCGCACGCTGAGCGGCGACGACACGAGCGCCGAGCTGGGCGAGGACGACATCGTCCGGGCCCTGCCCGCCACAGCCCGCGCAGCGCCCGCCGCAGGGGCCGACGGCGGCAAACCCTCGGCGCTGCGGCGCCAGGGCGATGCGCTGGTGCGCCAGACCTGGGAGCGCTGCGGCCGCAGCATCAGCCGCACGGCTCGCGAGCTGGGCATCTCGCGCAGCACGGTGTACCGCCACCTCGGTGGAGAGCTCGGCGGCCGATAG
- a CDS encoding acyltransferase family protein, whose protein sequence is MLALGLLILYHVGMYYVTWDWHLKSPFASTALEPWMRLVNPWRMSLLFVVSGAVTAILLRRDAPGWLGFRLRRLGFPLVAGVLVIVPPQSYWQVIQQMGYDGSYLEFLPLYLGGHGDFCKPTGPCLTLPTWNHLWFLPYLMVYTLVLWASVRVAPLWLERAGQRLSGTLSVLSLLVAPWLVLATGRLALRPWFDVTHALVDDPLAHAQYLPAFLAGAILASTPGAWSAIARFRVAALLVALGSWMLLLSAPGVPAPLQRTVYAAQQWGGVMAVLGFAWVHLNRPNPWLRGLAVRIFAVYVLHQTLIILLAVALRPLALQPIAEGPLLVVGTVTCALALVRICEAIRPLRPWLGLPSA, encoded by the coding sequence TTGCTCGCCCTGGGCCTGCTCATCCTGTATCACGTGGGCATGTACTACGTGACCTGGGACTGGCACCTCAAGAGCCCCTTTGCGAGCACGGCGCTCGAACCCTGGATGCGGCTCGTCAATCCTTGGCGCATGAGCCTGCTCTTCGTGGTGTCGGGGGCCGTGACGGCCATCCTGCTGCGAAGAGACGCCCCAGGGTGGCTCGGATTCAGGCTCAGACGCCTGGGCTTTCCGCTTGTTGCAGGGGTGCTGGTGATCGTGCCGCCGCAGTCCTACTGGCAGGTGATCCAGCAGATGGGCTACGACGGCAGCTACCTGGAGTTCCTGCCACTCTACCTGGGCGGTCACGGGGACTTTTGCAAGCCCACCGGCCCCTGCCTGACCTTGCCGACCTGGAACCACCTCTGGTTCCTGCCCTACCTGATGGTCTACACGCTCGTGTTGTGGGCGAGCGTGCGTGTCGCGCCGCTCTGGCTGGAGCGGGCGGGCCAGCGACTCTCGGGCACGCTGTCAGTCTTGAGCCTGCTGGTCGCGCCCTGGCTGGTGCTTGCCACGGGCCGGCTCGCCCTGAGGCCCTGGTTCGACGTCACGCACGCTCTCGTCGACGATCCTCTGGCGCATGCGCAGTACCTCCCAGCCTTCCTCGCAGGAGCGATCCTCGCGAGCACACCTGGCGCTTGGTCGGCCATTGCTCGCTTTCGCGTGGCCGCGTTGCTCGTCGCGCTGGGAAGCTGGATGCTGCTGTTGTCCGCACCGGGCGTCCCTGCGCCGCTGCAGCGCACGGTCTATGCCGCCCAGCAGTGGGGCGGGGTGATGGCGGTCCTCGGTTTCGCTTGGGTGCATCTGAACCGACCCAACCCATGGCTGCGCGGGCTGGCCGTCAGGATCTTTGCGGTGTACGTGCTGCACCAGACGCTGATCATCCTTCTTGCCGTGGCGCTCAGGCCGTTGGCACTGCAACCCATTGCCGAGGGACCGCTGCTGGTTGTCGGCACCGTGACATGCGCCTTGGCGCTGGTGAGGATCTGTGAAGCCATCAGGCCGCTCCGGCCCTGGCTCGGATTGCCAAGTGCATGA
- a CDS encoding type II toxin-antitoxin system RelE/ParE family toxin, protein MLTESFDRWLEGLRDPQTRRRLVLRLRKASLGQLGDVKPVAQGVYEMREFFGPGWRLNCARRGDVLIVMLGGGTKGTQTRDIEKAIALAKTIED, encoded by the coding sequence GTGCTCACAGAGTCATTCGATCGATGGCTGGAGGGGCTCCGTGATCCGCAGACCCGACGCCGTCTGGTTCTGCGACTTCGAAAGGCGAGCCTCGGGCAGCTTGGCGATGTCAAGCCAGTTGCCCAAGGGGTGTACGAGATGCGCGAGTTCTTCGGTCCCGGATGGCGGCTGAACTGCGCGCGGCGCGGCGACGTCCTCATCGTGATGCTCGGGGGCGGAACAAAGGGAACGCAGACACGGGATATCGAGAAGGCCATTGCACTGGCCAAGACCATCGAGGACTGA
- a CDS encoding putative addiction module antidote protein, with product MSKKIKLSELAEFDPSKYLDDDEAIADCIRLAVEDGDPGLLAAALGDVARARGMTQVAQSAGLTREALYKALRPEAHPRFDTIHKVCKALGVKLTATTV from the coding sequence ATGAGCAAGAAGATCAAGCTGTCCGAGTTGGCCGAGTTCGATCCGTCCAAGTACCTGGACGACGACGAGGCCATCGCCGACTGCATCCGTCTGGCTGTCGAAGATGGCGACCCGGGGCTGCTGGCTGCAGCCCTCGGTGATGTCGCTCGTGCGCGGGGGATGACACAAGTGGCGCAGTCGGCTGGTCTGACCCGGGAAGCGCTGTACAAAGCGCTCAGACCCGAGGCCCACCCTCGCTTCGACACGATTCACAAAGTCTGCAAGGCTCTTGGCGTCAAACTGACTGCGACCACGGTTTGA
- a CDS encoding GFA family protein, translating to MTATCACGSSSITVNTGPLMLGVCHCTNCKRRTGSAFGISTYFAKDAVVRQEGDTKVYAFHHAAQNHDQERHFCPNCGTTLYWFVSSLPDKIGIAGGCFDGEGLPEPTYAVSDAKRVSWLSLPSRWQVWAE from the coding sequence ATGACAGCAACCTGTGCCTGCGGCAGCTCATCGATCACGGTAAACACGGGCCCCCTCATGCTCGGTGTCTGCCACTGCACCAACTGCAAGCGCCGTACAGGAAGTGCCTTCGGAATCTCGACCTACTTCGCCAAGGACGCTGTGGTTCGGCAAGAGGGCGACACGAAGGTCTATGCCTTCCACCACGCCGCGCAAAATCACGATCAGGAGCGTCACTTCTGCCCAAACTGCGGCACGACGCTGTACTGGTTCGTGTCCTCGCTGCCCGACAAGATCGGGATTGCAGGCGGATGTTTCGATGGCGAGGGCCTACCGGAGCCGACATACGCCGTCTCCGATGCCAAGCGCGTATCGTGGCTATCGTTGCCATCCAGATGGCAGGTGTGGGCCGAATGA
- a CDS encoding type II toxin-antitoxin system RelE/ParE family toxin, with the protein MIRSFRHKGVERFFRSGSRAGIQAAHAPRLGRQLSALDAAKRPEDMNRPGWDWHPLKGSLSGHWSVSVNGNWRLTFSFENGDAVLVDYQDYH; encoded by the coding sequence ATGATCAGGAGTTTCCGGCACAAAGGGGTCGAGCGCTTCTTCCGCTCGGGGTCTCGAGCCGGCATCCAGGCCGCGCATGCGCCTCGCCTGGGCCGACAACTGTCTGCGCTGGATGCCGCCAAGAGGCCAGAAGACATGAATCGCCCTGGCTGGGATTGGCACCCCCTGAAGGGAAGCCTGTCCGGACACTGGTCGGTCAGCGTCAACGGAAACTGGCGCCTGACCTTCTCGTTCGAAAACGGCGATGCCGTCTTGGTCGACTACCAAGATTACCACTGA
- a CDS encoding HigA family addiction module antidote protein translates to MSSMFNPPHPGLTLRDDILPALDLQVGEAAAQLGVDRTTLSKVLNGRAAVSPAMALRLERWLGRDHGGAAEVWLAQQAAYDLWQARAEVKASRALSGVKVLKLQAT, encoded by the coding sequence ATGAGTTCGATGTTCAATCCCCCCCACCCTGGACTCACTCTGAGGGACGACATCCTGCCTGCCTTGGACCTACAGGTCGGCGAAGCTGCTGCGCAACTGGGCGTCGACCGGACCACGTTGTCCAAGGTGCTCAATGGACGGGCTGCAGTTAGCCCTGCGATGGCCCTACGCCTTGAGCGTTGGTTGGGGCGCGACCACGGTGGTGCCGCTGAAGTTTGGCTGGCGCAGCAGGCTGCGTACGATCTCTGGCAGGCACGTGCGGAGGTGAAGGCAAGTAGAGCGCTGTCAGGCGTCAAAGTACTCAAGCTTCAGGCCACTTGA
- a CDS encoding AAA family ATPase produces the protein MHWMIERAVLDEVQEAILTAVTNDPGPHWIEGYAGTGKTIIVTLALGAIRRKHPKAKICFVTYTHALKDLVASGVDGQADIFTVDAFVGGSGRYDWVFIDEVQDISEADILKIQQRGRHVVWAGDPFQSLYHGRVNRDRLPEVLGTTSWELVNIYRYPFKVFKIVSSIYDADIAEDAMVNVDDSVEVQLHRASSRTDEVRWVWDKAKAVSVVERPAAILFPTHDMVYDFASEV, from the coding sequence ATGCACTGGATGATTGAGCGCGCCGTGCTCGATGAAGTTCAAGAGGCGATTCTTACTGCGGTTACTAACGACCCAGGGCCTCATTGGATCGAGGGCTATGCGGGCACGGGCAAGACGATCATCGTGACACTTGCCCTTGGGGCGATTCGGCGAAAGCATCCAAAAGCGAAGATCTGCTTCGTGACTTACACCCACGCTCTTAAAGATCTCGTGGCGTCAGGAGTAGATGGGCAAGCCGACATCTTCACCGTAGATGCCTTCGTGGGCGGATCTGGTCGATACGACTGGGTCTTCATTGATGAGGTACAGGACATCTCCGAAGCTGACATCCTAAAGATCCAGCAGCGAGGAAGACATGTTGTATGGGCCGGTGATCCTTTTCAATCTCTGTATCACGGGCGAGTGAACCGAGACCGCCTGCCGGAAGTGCTCGGAACCACCAGTTGGGAGCTTGTAAACATCTATCGGTATCCGTTCAAGGTCTTCAAAATCGTGTCGTCCATCTACGACGCCGACATTGCCGAGGATGCCATGGTGAACGTTGATGACAGCGTGGAGGTTCAGCTTCATCGAGCGTCCTCTCGCACCGATGAAGTCCGCTGGGTTTGGGATAAAGCCAAGGCGGTATCCGTAGTTGAAAGACCGGCTGCGATCTTGTTTCCAACGCACGACATGGTCTATGACTTCGCGAGTGAGGTTTGA
- a CDS encoding ATP-dependent helicase: MSKQKLPLRFLGSNNGSLPESDTTKLCYLMTYKSAKGLDFNSVFVPNLNDRMSFEDGKPLSFSRDEWQRKLLFVALTRSRRDLFLSYHGTPHPYIDEMPKEDILLSSTPKAAPKRRF; this comes from the coding sequence TTGAGCAAACAAAAACTCCCATTGCGGTTTTTAGGAAGTAACAACGGCAGCCTGCCGGAAAGTGACACAACGAAACTGTGCTACCTGATGACTTACAAGAGCGCCAAGGGCCTGGACTTCAACAGTGTATTCGTACCAAACCTTAATGATCGCATGTCTTTCGAGGATGGGAAGCCGCTTTCATTCTCAAGAGATGAGTGGCAGCGAAAGCTTCTTTTTGTCGCCTTAACAAGGAGTCGGAGGGATCTGTTTCTCTCGTACCACGGCACTCCACATCCCTATATCGACGAGATGCCCAAGGAGGACATATTGCTTTCGTCAACCCCAAAGGCCGCGCCTAAGCGGCGCTTCTAG
- a CDS encoding transposase, with protein sequence MGPKSRHHAAEQDLFRMELVNLIDQRHELIKLASLIDWAALEQAWGPKFESTTGRPALPTRLMASLLYLKHTFALSDEDVVERWIENPYWQHFSGERYFRHELPCDPSSLVRWRQRIGEEGCEWLLEHSIKAAMSAGVVKRQSLDTVVVDTTVQPKAIAHPTDSRLLNRARPRYAGCFTKGRPAAARPTRRCRSRPMSSCCAASCPALGLFPPAQPRRRQRWLRELLQASAKALCVRTLNQQRPRMVKRRNSPYAPYTTPRVHRPCSFEPCISAPAGRRAAAAGPRAAKNEFMP encoded by the coding sequence ATGGGTCCGAAGTCCCGACATCACGCCGCCGAGCAGGACCTGTTCCGGATGGAACTGGTCAACCTCATCGATCAGCGGCATGAGCTGATCAAGCTTGCATCGCTGATCGACTGGGCGGCCCTCGAGCAGGCCTGGGGCCCCAAGTTCGAGTCCACCACCGGCCGGCCCGCGCTGCCCACGCGGCTGATGGCCTCACTGCTGTACCTGAAGCACACGTTCGCGCTGTCGGATGAAGACGTGGTGGAACGCTGGATCGAGAACCCTTACTGGCAGCACTTCAGCGGCGAGCGCTACTTCCGGCACGAGCTGCCCTGCGATCCGTCGAGCTTGGTGCGCTGGAGGCAGCGCATCGGCGAGGAAGGCTGCGAGTGGCTGCTTGAGCACAGCATCAAGGCGGCGATGTCGGCGGGCGTGGTGAAGCGGCAGAGCCTGGACACCGTGGTCGTGGACACCACGGTGCAGCCCAAGGCGATTGCGCACCCCACCGACAGTCGGCTGCTGAACCGGGCTCGCCCGAGGTACGCTGGCTGCTTCACGAAGGGGCGGCCCGCTGCGGCCAGGCCGACGAGGCGCTGTCGTTCACGGCCCATGTCCAGCTGCTGCGCCGCGAGCTGCCCCGCTCTGGGGCTTTTCCCCCCAGCGCAACCCAGACGCCGACAGCGATGGCTTCGTGAGCTGCTGCAGGCCAGCGCCAAGGCCCTCTGCGTGCGAACGCTCAACCAGCAGCGGCCACGCATGGTCAAGCGCCGCAATTCGCCGTACGCCCCCTACACGACACCAAGAGTTCACCGCCCGTGCAGCTTTGAGCCCTGCATCAGCGCGCCCGCGGGGAGGCGAGCCGCGGCAGCCGGGCCAAGGGCAGCAAAGAACGAGTTCATGCCCTAA
- a CDS encoding IS630 family transposase produces MHRMTLTADERGDLEAVIRKRSGSAALARRARCVLLWADGERRVDIRGKLACNDAFVTRWTRAFELQGLAGLVSLHPGRAPVRPVAKLEARVLNKTLKHKPKDGSTHWSSRKLAGELGDVSFSAVQRIWRKHGLQPHRLERHLVSNDPDFETKAADVIGLYLNPPAHAAVFCVDEKTAIQALDRKDRMLPLAPGRAESHGFEYKRNGTLSLFAALNTATGEVLGMTAPRHTSEQFVGFLGDVIASQPDGREIHVICDNVSSHKTELVQAFLAEHTNVQIHYTPTYSSWLNQVENWFSRIQRDVISRGIFTSVKDLDKKLMRYIRQYNKNPKPLKWKYDNPQRRHHQFF; encoded by the coding sequence ATGCACAGGATGACATTGACGGCCGACGAGCGCGGCGATCTGGAGGCGGTGATCCGCAAGCGCAGCGGCAGTGCGGCGTTGGCGCGGCGGGCGCGGTGCGTACTGCTCTGGGCCGATGGCGAGCGCCGGGTCGACATCCGGGGCAAGCTGGCCTGCAACGATGCCTTCGTCACGCGCTGGACCCGTGCCTTCGAACTTCAGGGCCTGGCCGGGCTGGTGTCGCTGCACCCTGGTCGTGCTCCGGTGCGGCCGGTAGCCAAGCTGGAGGCCCGGGTGCTGAACAAGACGCTGAAGCACAAGCCCAAGGACGGCTCCACGCACTGGAGCAGCCGCAAGCTGGCGGGCGAGCTGGGCGATGTCTCGTTCTCCGCCGTGCAGCGCATCTGGCGCAAGCACGGCCTGCAGCCGCACCGCCTGGAGCGGCACCTCGTCTCCAACGATCCCGACTTCGAGACCAAGGCCGCCGACGTGATCGGCCTGTACTTGAACCCGCCAGCGCACGCCGCCGTGTTCTGCGTTGACGAGAAGACGGCCATACAGGCGCTCGACCGCAAGGACCGGATGCTGCCTCTGGCCCCCGGCCGCGCAGAGAGCCACGGCTTCGAATACAAGCGTAACGGCACGCTCAGCCTGTTCGCCGCGCTGAACACCGCCACTGGGGAGGTGCTGGGCATGACCGCCCCGCGGCACACCAGCGAGCAGTTCGTCGGCTTCCTCGGCGACGTGATCGCCAGTCAGCCCGACGGCCGCGAAATCCATGTCATCTGCGACAACGTCAGCAGCCACAAGACCGAGTTGGTTCAAGCCTTCCTGGCCGAGCACACCAACGTCCAGATCCACTACACGCCGACCTACTCATCCTGGCTCAACCAGGTCGAGAACTGGTTCTCCCGCATCCAGCGCGACGTAATCAGCCGGGGAATCTTCACCTCCGTCAAAGACCTCGACAAGAAGCTCATGCGCTACATCCGCCAGTACAACAAGAACCCCAAGCCGCTGAAGTGGAAGTACGACAACCCTCAGCGCCGACACCACCAATTCTTCTGA
- a CDS encoding sodium:solute symporter, which translates to MNLGFTPIDWAVLAGYVIIIAVVGVLSTRRQMRSAGDYFLAGHQVPIWLVAVSVLSTTQSAATFLGAPDSSYRGDYTYLGSNVGALLGALLVARVLMPRFYAMNAVTVYELLERRFDVGARRAAAGMYLVGRVLASGARLYLAAVAVAMIAFGNIQAESIVQASLLLLVFGLAFTFMGGLNAIIWSDLVQVVLYVGAALIVLVFLCLKIPASGAEIWQALAQTPEGVDKLRLFDFSLDWGAPFSFAAIVTGYALLNAANFGLDQDTTQRLLACRTARDGNRAMVTAALVTVPVVLIFMAVGSLLYVFYNRPDLMNIAAADGTAGVVTRFEGQDITVFMTFILTQMPPGLRGFVCVGVIAAAAVNSGLISMSSVLVQDFYRPWRESQSLGSGRRAPDERHYVRAGQAGMVVLGLALFGMSVLCFYWQRYTAAALLPFVLGVMTFAYSGLIGVYVTAVFTRRGSTASVIAALAAGFFAILLQQAYVVDALGLPAAWKALAFPWQLCIGSSIATAVCLLGRKQPLVH; encoded by the coding sequence ATGAATCTCGGCTTCACGCCAATCGACTGGGCGGTCCTTGCGGGCTACGTCATCATCATCGCGGTGGTCGGCGTGCTGTCGACCAGGCGGCAGATGCGCAGCGCCGGCGACTACTTTCTCGCGGGCCATCAGGTACCCATCTGGCTGGTGGCGGTGTCGGTGCTGTCGACCACCCAGTCGGCCGCAACCTTTCTTGGCGCGCCCGACAGCAGCTACCGCGGTGACTACACCTACCTCGGCAGCAACGTCGGCGCCTTGCTGGGCGCACTGCTGGTCGCCCGCGTGCTCATGCCGCGCTTCTACGCCATGAACGCGGTGACGGTGTACGAACTGCTGGAGCGGCGCTTCGACGTTGGTGCGCGGCGGGCCGCCGCCGGTATGTACTTGGTCGGCCGCGTGCTCGCAAGCGGGGCGCGGCTGTACCTTGCGGCCGTTGCTGTGGCCATGATCGCCTTCGGCAACATTCAGGCCGAGTCCATCGTCCAGGCGTCTTTGCTCTTGCTGGTGTTCGGCCTGGCCTTCACGTTCATGGGTGGCCTCAACGCCATCATCTGGAGCGACCTGGTGCAGGTGGTGCTGTACGTGGGCGCGGCACTCATCGTGCTGGTGTTCCTATGTCTCAAGATTCCAGCCAGCGGGGCCGAGATCTGGCAGGCATTGGCGCAAACGCCCGAGGGCGTCGACAAACTTCGCCTGTTCGATTTTTCGTTGGATTGGGGCGCGCCTTTCTCATTCGCGGCCATCGTTACGGGCTATGCCCTGCTCAACGCCGCCAATTTCGGGCTGGACCAGGACACCACCCAACGCCTTCTGGCGTGCCGCACCGCGCGCGACGGCAACCGGGCGATGGTTACCGCTGCCTTGGTGACAGTGCCCGTGGTTCTGATTTTCATGGCGGTGGGTTCACTGCTGTACGTCTTCTACAACAGACCTGACTTGATGAACATCGCCGCGGCCGATGGCACCGCAGGCGTGGTGACGCGCTTCGAGGGCCAGGACATCACCGTGTTCATGACCTTCATCCTCACTCAGATGCCACCAGGCCTGCGAGGCTTTGTCTGCGTTGGCGTCATTGCGGCTGCAGCGGTGAACTCAGGCTTGATTTCGATGTCGTCGGTACTGGTGCAGGACTTTTACCGCCCGTGGCGGGAGTCGCAATCCTTGGGCTCAGGGCGCCGAGCGCCAGACGAAAGGCACTACGTGCGTGCCGGCCAAGCCGGCATGGTCGTGCTGGGACTGGCGCTGTTTGGTATGTCCGTGCTGTGCTTTTACTGGCAGCGCTACACCGCAGCGGCCTTGCTGCCCTTCGTGCTGGGGGTAATGACATTTGCCTATTCCGGGTTGATCGGCGTGTATGTCACGGCGGTGTTCACGCGCCGCGGCTCAACCGCTTCGGTCATCGCCGCGCTGGCGGCAGGCTTCTTTGCCATCCTGCTGCAGCAGGCCTATGTTGTGGATGCACTGGGCTTGCCAGCGGCATGGAAGGCGCTGGCTTTCCCATGGCAGTTATGCATTGGCAGCTCGATTGCGACAGCGGTGTGCTTGCTGGGTCGCAAACAGCCCCTAGTCCACTGA